In Gossypium arboreum isolate Shixiya-1 chromosome 5, ASM2569848v2, whole genome shotgun sequence, a single genomic region encodes these proteins:
- the LOC108483544 gene encoding uncharacterized protein LOC108483544 isoform X2, with protein MFYSIRGSPRGKGDSKLGATLLSRGIVESEHKQRGRGGALMQVELRDVDNGNKVSLRFGPEEPVERVFVEEKSFTCLYTEKNTAFLIEPETFDQLQVPLDLFGKSAAYLKEEMKVTLQLYDGRPLTASVPKRVTCTIKETQTPMKGVSATPRYKKALLDNGVTVQVPPYLDTGEEIIISTEDDSYLGRAN; from the exons ATGTTTTATTCCATTAGAGGAAGTCCAAGGGGGAAAGGGGATTCGAAACTCGGAGCTACTCTCTTGTCTAGAGGC ATAGTAGAATCAGAGCATAAGCAGCGAGGTAGAGGAGGTGCATTGATGCAG GTAGAGCTTCGTGATGTTGACAATGGAAACAAAGTAAGTTTACGCTTCGGCCCTGAGGAGCCTGTTGAAA GAGTATTTGTTGAGGAGAAGTCTTTCACGTGTTTGTATACAGAGAAAAACACTGCATTTCTGATTGA GCCTGAGACATTTGACCAACTGCAAGTACCATTGGACTTATTCGGCAAGTCTGCTGCTTACCTAAAAG AGGAAATGAAAGTTACACTACAGTTATATGATGGAAGGCCTTTGACTGCATCAGTTCCAAAGCGTGTGACATGTACTATTAAGGAAACACAAACCCCAATGAAAGGGGTTTCAGCCACCCCTAG GTATAAAAAAGCTTTGCTGGACAATGGTGTTACTGTTCAA GTACCGCCCTATCTTGATACAGGAGAAGAAATAATTATCAGTACTGAAGATGATTCATACCTTGGCAG GGCAAACTAA
- the LOC108483150 gene encoding uncharacterized protein LOC108483150 codes for MFKAVKKLKFWSRKKRKRKRKSLAPQPSHCICHCSHSTSPHYYQCNYPYSPLQPSAPPLPPWLQAELTQDEFPTLEQAEAEPFPEFSHPTDLVQDIESATMIPAAAGPSYQQYMVSNPVYGPPVVQQTGRRERSGGYFGCIIDISLRLIRCFCPCVHVREVSQRIMKKPSVSVLS; via the coding sequence ATGTTTAAAGCTGTGAAGAAGCTCAAATTCTGGTCAAGAaagaagaggaagaggaagaggaagTCCCTTGCCCCTCAGCCCTCCCATTGCATTTGCCATTGCTCTCACTCCACCTCCCCCCACTATTATCAATGCAATTACCCATACTCACCACTTCAGCCCTCAGCACCACCGTTACCGCCATGGCTCCAAGCAGAGTTGACCCAAGATGAGTTTCCAACATTAGAGCAGGCTGAGGCTGAGCCATTCCCTGAATTTTCCCATCCAACAGATTTGGTTCAAGATATTGAATCAGCCACCATGATTCCAGCAGCAGCAGGCCCATCCTATCAGCAGTACATGGTATCGAATCCCGTCTATGGGCCGCCTGTAGTGCAACAGACAGGTAGAAGAGAGAGATCAGGTGGGTATTTTGGATGTATTATTGATATTAGCCTCCGTCTAATCCGATGTTTTTGTCCGTGCGTCCATGTCAGAGAAGTTTCACAGAGAATTATGAAAAAGCCCTCAGTTTCCGTATTATCATAA
- the LOC108480102 gene encoding uncharacterized protein LOC108480102 isoform X1, protein MRVKLFRNAKPLIGDLKTLYMKNLKWGKEMIKHMKVHRGRIYPKSLCKGMAKGKLILVSRSRGKFTLHNDGSLSYIGEEAHALSINTESKFEDLKAEVAEMWNHDPDSLTIKYFLPHNNKTLITVSNDKDLQHLLDFHGNSATVDVYVLTNEHQTSDQLTMYHCRSGMVDEPVTPAASVSGATEQLDSSASLTTDVDNQNNLTPEAPNANALQKLVKSWENCLTGLEQRFNNAHDFRVALNKFSIAHGFEYTFKTNRSRYIIANCKAEGCPWTIQAARLSTTKLFLIKRMSETHTCGAGNSSSRHPKVSRKLVKFLVKEKLRDSPNAKPREIINEILHDYGFKARYAHVWRGVESAKEKPQVSYDEGYNQIPSLFKQIIENNPGSMATLVTGEDLSFHLLFVSLQASLHGFKNGCRPLLFLDTMTIKSKYQSELLTATALDGNEGIFPVAFAVVDVVNDDNWHWFLVQLKSALSIFQPVTFVADRRVGFKKPISMIFKNSHHGYCLHRLIEGLKGDFNGSCSEEVLQVIITHFYDAARATALDGFRQSIENIRNISPEACEWILQSGPEHWSNALFQGSRYGYFSSNVAETFYSWVTEVPITSIAKLIETICCKMMELMITQKSDSCLWLTKLTPAVEFKLEQHILKANMLQVPVSLGSTFEVCDSLGAINVVNIDLWDCSCREWQLKGFPCCHAVAVLQQLERSLYDYCSEYFTVDAFRSTYSNSINPIATADMAVLKKTSTIEVRPPALRHVLDPPKRRKKKYIHKGPFKRPLHCSKCQGAGHNRQTCHLFS, encoded by the exons ATGAGGGTGAAATTATTCAGGAATGCAAAGCCCTTAATTGGCGACTTAAAAACTT TGTATATGAAGAATCTAAAATGGGGCAAGGAAATGATTAAACACATGAAGGTACATAG GGGAAGGATATATCCTAAGAGTTTGTGCAAAGGCATGGCTAAGGGAAAGCTTATTTTGGTTTCTCGGTCAAGGGGGAAATTTACTCTACATAATGATGGTTCTTTGTCATATATTGGTGAAGAAGCTCATGCTCTTAGTATTAACACTGAAAGCAAATTTGAAGACCTGAAAGCAGAAGTGGCAGAGATGTGGAATCATGATCCTGATTCCTTGACCATTAAATACTTTCTTCCACACAACAATAAGACACTTATCACAGTTTCTAATGACAAAGACCTGCAACACTTGCTGGATTTTCATGGAAATTCGGCAACTGTGGATGTTTATGTCTTAACAAACGAGCATCAAACAAGCGACCAGTTGACCATGTACCACTGTAG GTCTGGAATGGTTGATGAGCCTGTGACTCCTGCTGCATCTGTTTCTGGAGCTACTGAGCAGCTTGATTCATCGGCTTCTCTTACTACAGATGTGGACAATCAAAATAACTTAACTCCTGAAGCTCCTAATGCTAATGCACTGCAGAAACTTGTTAAATCATGGGAGAATTGCTTAACTGGTCTGGAGCAACGGTTTAATAATGCTCACGATTTTCGAGTTGCTCTGAATAAGTTCTCCATAGCTCATGGATTCGAATATACCTTTAAAACTAATAGGTCTAGGTATATAATTGCAAATTGCAAAGCTGAAGGTTGTCCTTGGACAATTCAAGCTGCAAGGTTGTCTACTACAAAGTTGTTTCTGATTAAAAGGATGAGTGAAACTCATACATGTGGAGCAGGAAATAGTTCATCTCGGCATCCTAAGGTCTCTAGGAAATTGGTCAAGTTTCTTGTAAAGGAAAAATTACGAGATTCCCCAAATGCTAAACCGAgagaaattattaatgaaatcCTTCACGATTATGGATTCAAAGCAAGATACGCACATGTGTGGCGTGGAGTGGAGTCTGCCAAAGAGAAGCCTCAAGTTTCTTACGACGAAGGTTACAATCAGATACCTAGTCTATTTAAGCAGATCATCGAGAACAACCCTGGTAGCATGGCAACTCTAGTCACTGGGGAGGACTTAAGCTTCCATCTTCTATTTGTTTCCTTGCAAGCTTCGTTACATGGCTTTAAGAATGGATGTCGCCCCCTCCTTTTCCTTGACACTATGACCATAAAATCCAAGTATCAGTCCGAGCTGTTGACCGCTACAGCTTTGGATGGAAATGAGGGCATTTTCCCTGTTGCTTTTGCTGTAGTTGATGTTGTCAATGATGATAATTGGCATTGGTTTTTGGTGCAACTGAAATCTGCACTTTCAATATTCCAACCAGTAACCTTTGTGGCAGATAGAAGGGTTGGGTTTAAAAAGCCTATTTCCATGATCTTTAAGAATTCACATCATGGTTATTGTCTCCATCGGCTAATAGAGGGATTAAAAGGGGATTTCAACGGCTCATGTAGTGAAGAAGTTCTTCAAGTGATTATCACACATTTCTATGATGCTGCTCGTGCAACTGCACTTGATGGATTCAGACAATCAATCGAGAACATCAGAAATATTTCACCAGAGGCTTGTGAATGGATCTTGCAAAGTGGACCTGAACACTGGTCAAATGCACTTTTTCAAGGTTCACGATATGGATATTTTTCATCAAATGTTGCAGAGACATTTTATAGTTGGGTAACTGAAGTTCCAATTACATCTATTGCTAAGTTGATTGAGACCATCTGCTGTAAGATGATGGAGTTGATGATTACTCAGAAGTCAGATTCATGTCTGTGGTTGACAAAATTAACTCCAGCTGTGGAGTTCAAATTAGAACAACATATTCTTAAAGCTAACATGCTTCAAGTGCCAGTGTCACTTGGTAGCACCTTTGAGGTATGTGACAGTTTGGGTGCAATAAATGTAGTGAACATTGATCTCTGGGACTGTAGCTGCAGGGAATGGCAACTGAAAGGTTTTCCATGTTGCCATGCTGTTGCTGTCCTTCAGCAATTAGAAAGGAGTTTATATGATTATTGCTCTGAGTACTTCACGGTCGATGCTTTCCGGTCAACATATTCAAACTCTATAAACCCGATTGCAACTGCAGATATGGCAGTGCTAAAGAAAACCTCTACAATTGAAGTACGCCCTCCTGCTCTCCGTCATGTCTTGGACCCTccaaagaggagaaagaaaaaatatatacataaaggaCCCTTTAAGCGGCCATTGCATTGCAGCAAGTGCCAAGGAGCTGGACACAACAGACAAACATGCCATCTATTCTCGTAA
- the LOC108483544 gene encoding uncharacterized protein LOC108483544 isoform X1, with protein sequence MKKGAQLAKRLSPSLSTILNLNASTHSLLSSSPWWSASQHRGVKVNAIHLRPGNVIEKSGRVYQIVESEHKQRGRGGALMQVELRDVDNGNKVSLRFGPEEPVERVFVEEKSFTCLYTEKNTAFLIEPETFDQLQVPLDLFGKSAAYLKEEMKVTLQLYDGRPLTASVPKRVTCTIKETQTPMKGVSATPRYKKALLDNGVTVQVPPYLDTGEEIIISTEDDSYLGRAN encoded by the exons ATGAAGAAGGGAGCTCAACTTGCGAAGCGACTTTCTCCATCTCTATCCACCATCTTAAATTTGAATGCTTCTACTCATTCTCTGCTTAGCAGCTCTCCATGGTGGTCCGCCTCTCAACATCGCGGCGTCAAAGTCAATGCCATTCAT CTAAGGCCTGGgaatgtaattgaaaaatcag GACGAGTCTACCAG ATAGTAGAATCAGAGCATAAGCAGCGAGGTAGAGGAGGTGCATTGATGCAG GTAGAGCTTCGTGATGTTGACAATGGAAACAAAGTAAGTTTACGCTTCGGCCCTGAGGAGCCTGTTGAAA GAGTATTTGTTGAGGAGAAGTCTTTCACGTGTTTGTATACAGAGAAAAACACTGCATTTCTGATTGA GCCTGAGACATTTGACCAACTGCAAGTACCATTGGACTTATTCGGCAAGTCTGCTGCTTACCTAAAAG AGGAAATGAAAGTTACACTACAGTTATATGATGGAAGGCCTTTGACTGCATCAGTTCCAAAGCGTGTGACATGTACTATTAAGGAAACACAAACCCCAATGAAAGGGGTTTCAGCCACCCCTAG GTATAAAAAAGCTTTGCTGGACAATGGTGTTACTGTTCAA GTACCGCCCTATCTTGATACAGGAGAAGAAATAATTATCAGTACTGAAGATGATTCATACCTTGGCAG GGCAAACTAA
- the LOC108480102 gene encoding uncharacterized protein LOC108480102 isoform X2 codes for MKNLKWGKEMIKHMKVHRGRIYPKSLCKGMAKGKLILVSRSRGKFTLHNDGSLSYIGEEAHALSINTESKFEDLKAEVAEMWNHDPDSLTIKYFLPHNNKTLITVSNDKDLQHLLDFHGNSATVDVYVLTNEHQTSDQLTMYHCRSGMVDEPVTPAASVSGATEQLDSSASLTTDVDNQNNLTPEAPNANALQKLVKSWENCLTGLEQRFNNAHDFRVALNKFSIAHGFEYTFKTNRSRYIIANCKAEGCPWTIQAARLSTTKLFLIKRMSETHTCGAGNSSSRHPKVSRKLVKFLVKEKLRDSPNAKPREIINEILHDYGFKARYAHVWRGVESAKEKPQVSYDEGYNQIPSLFKQIIENNPGSMATLVTGEDLSFHLLFVSLQASLHGFKNGCRPLLFLDTMTIKSKYQSELLTATALDGNEGIFPVAFAVVDVVNDDNWHWFLVQLKSALSIFQPVTFVADRRVGFKKPISMIFKNSHHGYCLHRLIEGLKGDFNGSCSEEVLQVIITHFYDAARATALDGFRQSIENIRNISPEACEWILQSGPEHWSNALFQGSRYGYFSSNVAETFYSWVTEVPITSIAKLIETICCKMMELMITQKSDSCLWLTKLTPAVEFKLEQHILKANMLQVPVSLGSTFEVCDSLGAINVVNIDLWDCSCREWQLKGFPCCHAVAVLQQLERSLYDYCSEYFTVDAFRSTYSNSINPIATADMAVLKKTSTIEVRPPALRHVLDPPKRRKKKYIHKGPFKRPLHCSKCQGAGHNRQTCHLFS; via the exons ATGAAGAATCTAAAATGGGGCAAGGAAATGATTAAACACATGAAGGTACATAG GGGAAGGATATATCCTAAGAGTTTGTGCAAAGGCATGGCTAAGGGAAAGCTTATTTTGGTTTCTCGGTCAAGGGGGAAATTTACTCTACATAATGATGGTTCTTTGTCATATATTGGTGAAGAAGCTCATGCTCTTAGTATTAACACTGAAAGCAAATTTGAAGACCTGAAAGCAGAAGTGGCAGAGATGTGGAATCATGATCCTGATTCCTTGACCATTAAATACTTTCTTCCACACAACAATAAGACACTTATCACAGTTTCTAATGACAAAGACCTGCAACACTTGCTGGATTTTCATGGAAATTCGGCAACTGTGGATGTTTATGTCTTAACAAACGAGCATCAAACAAGCGACCAGTTGACCATGTACCACTGTAG GTCTGGAATGGTTGATGAGCCTGTGACTCCTGCTGCATCTGTTTCTGGAGCTACTGAGCAGCTTGATTCATCGGCTTCTCTTACTACAGATGTGGACAATCAAAATAACTTAACTCCTGAAGCTCCTAATGCTAATGCACTGCAGAAACTTGTTAAATCATGGGAGAATTGCTTAACTGGTCTGGAGCAACGGTTTAATAATGCTCACGATTTTCGAGTTGCTCTGAATAAGTTCTCCATAGCTCATGGATTCGAATATACCTTTAAAACTAATAGGTCTAGGTATATAATTGCAAATTGCAAAGCTGAAGGTTGTCCTTGGACAATTCAAGCTGCAAGGTTGTCTACTACAAAGTTGTTTCTGATTAAAAGGATGAGTGAAACTCATACATGTGGAGCAGGAAATAGTTCATCTCGGCATCCTAAGGTCTCTAGGAAATTGGTCAAGTTTCTTGTAAAGGAAAAATTACGAGATTCCCCAAATGCTAAACCGAgagaaattattaatgaaatcCTTCACGATTATGGATTCAAAGCAAGATACGCACATGTGTGGCGTGGAGTGGAGTCTGCCAAAGAGAAGCCTCAAGTTTCTTACGACGAAGGTTACAATCAGATACCTAGTCTATTTAAGCAGATCATCGAGAACAACCCTGGTAGCATGGCAACTCTAGTCACTGGGGAGGACTTAAGCTTCCATCTTCTATTTGTTTCCTTGCAAGCTTCGTTACATGGCTTTAAGAATGGATGTCGCCCCCTCCTTTTCCTTGACACTATGACCATAAAATCCAAGTATCAGTCCGAGCTGTTGACCGCTACAGCTTTGGATGGAAATGAGGGCATTTTCCCTGTTGCTTTTGCTGTAGTTGATGTTGTCAATGATGATAATTGGCATTGGTTTTTGGTGCAACTGAAATCTGCACTTTCAATATTCCAACCAGTAACCTTTGTGGCAGATAGAAGGGTTGGGTTTAAAAAGCCTATTTCCATGATCTTTAAGAATTCACATCATGGTTATTGTCTCCATCGGCTAATAGAGGGATTAAAAGGGGATTTCAACGGCTCATGTAGTGAAGAAGTTCTTCAAGTGATTATCACACATTTCTATGATGCTGCTCGTGCAACTGCACTTGATGGATTCAGACAATCAATCGAGAACATCAGAAATATTTCACCAGAGGCTTGTGAATGGATCTTGCAAAGTGGACCTGAACACTGGTCAAATGCACTTTTTCAAGGTTCACGATATGGATATTTTTCATCAAATGTTGCAGAGACATTTTATAGTTGGGTAACTGAAGTTCCAATTACATCTATTGCTAAGTTGATTGAGACCATCTGCTGTAAGATGATGGAGTTGATGATTACTCAGAAGTCAGATTCATGTCTGTGGTTGACAAAATTAACTCCAGCTGTGGAGTTCAAATTAGAACAACATATTCTTAAAGCTAACATGCTTCAAGTGCCAGTGTCACTTGGTAGCACCTTTGAGGTATGTGACAGTTTGGGTGCAATAAATGTAGTGAACATTGATCTCTGGGACTGTAGCTGCAGGGAATGGCAACTGAAAGGTTTTCCATGTTGCCATGCTGTTGCTGTCCTTCAGCAATTAGAAAGGAGTTTATATGATTATTGCTCTGAGTACTTCACGGTCGATGCTTTCCGGTCAACATATTCAAACTCTATAAACCCGATTGCAACTGCAGATATGGCAGTGCTAAAGAAAACCTCTACAATTGAAGTACGCCCTCCTGCTCTCCGTCATGTCTTGGACCCTccaaagaggagaaagaaaaaatatatacataaaggaCCCTTTAAGCGGCCATTGCATTGCAGCAAGTGCCAAGGAGCTGGACACAACAGACAAACATGCCATCTATTCTCGTAA
- the LOC108480102 gene encoding uncharacterized protein LOC108480102 isoform X3, whose product MAKGKLILVSRSRGKFTLHNDGSLSYIGEEAHALSINTESKFEDLKAEVAEMWNHDPDSLTIKYFLPHNNKTLITVSNDKDLQHLLDFHGNSATVDVYVLTNEHQTSDQLTMYHCRSGMVDEPVTPAASVSGATEQLDSSASLTTDVDNQNNLTPEAPNANALQKLVKSWENCLTGLEQRFNNAHDFRVALNKFSIAHGFEYTFKTNRSRYIIANCKAEGCPWTIQAARLSTTKLFLIKRMSETHTCGAGNSSSRHPKVSRKLVKFLVKEKLRDSPNAKPREIINEILHDYGFKARYAHVWRGVESAKEKPQVSYDEGYNQIPSLFKQIIENNPGSMATLVTGEDLSFHLLFVSLQASLHGFKNGCRPLLFLDTMTIKSKYQSELLTATALDGNEGIFPVAFAVVDVVNDDNWHWFLVQLKSALSIFQPVTFVADRRVGFKKPISMIFKNSHHGYCLHRLIEGLKGDFNGSCSEEVLQVIITHFYDAARATALDGFRQSIENIRNISPEACEWILQSGPEHWSNALFQGSRYGYFSSNVAETFYSWVTEVPITSIAKLIETICCKMMELMITQKSDSCLWLTKLTPAVEFKLEQHILKANMLQVPVSLGSTFEVCDSLGAINVVNIDLWDCSCREWQLKGFPCCHAVAVLQQLERSLYDYCSEYFTVDAFRSTYSNSINPIATADMAVLKKTSTIEVRPPALRHVLDPPKRRKKKYIHKGPFKRPLHCSKCQGAGHNRQTCHLFS is encoded by the exons ATGGCTAAGGGAAAGCTTATTTTGGTTTCTCGGTCAAGGGGGAAATTTACTCTACATAATGATGGTTCTTTGTCATATATTGGTGAAGAAGCTCATGCTCTTAGTATTAACACTGAAAGCAAATTTGAAGACCTGAAAGCAGAAGTGGCAGAGATGTGGAATCATGATCCTGATTCCTTGACCATTAAATACTTTCTTCCACACAACAATAAGACACTTATCACAGTTTCTAATGACAAAGACCTGCAACACTTGCTGGATTTTCATGGAAATTCGGCAACTGTGGATGTTTATGTCTTAACAAACGAGCATCAAACAAGCGACCAGTTGACCATGTACCACTGTAG GTCTGGAATGGTTGATGAGCCTGTGACTCCTGCTGCATCTGTTTCTGGAGCTACTGAGCAGCTTGATTCATCGGCTTCTCTTACTACAGATGTGGACAATCAAAATAACTTAACTCCTGAAGCTCCTAATGCTAATGCACTGCAGAAACTTGTTAAATCATGGGAGAATTGCTTAACTGGTCTGGAGCAACGGTTTAATAATGCTCACGATTTTCGAGTTGCTCTGAATAAGTTCTCCATAGCTCATGGATTCGAATATACCTTTAAAACTAATAGGTCTAGGTATATAATTGCAAATTGCAAAGCTGAAGGTTGTCCTTGGACAATTCAAGCTGCAAGGTTGTCTACTACAAAGTTGTTTCTGATTAAAAGGATGAGTGAAACTCATACATGTGGAGCAGGAAATAGTTCATCTCGGCATCCTAAGGTCTCTAGGAAATTGGTCAAGTTTCTTGTAAAGGAAAAATTACGAGATTCCCCAAATGCTAAACCGAgagaaattattaatgaaatcCTTCACGATTATGGATTCAAAGCAAGATACGCACATGTGTGGCGTGGAGTGGAGTCTGCCAAAGAGAAGCCTCAAGTTTCTTACGACGAAGGTTACAATCAGATACCTAGTCTATTTAAGCAGATCATCGAGAACAACCCTGGTAGCATGGCAACTCTAGTCACTGGGGAGGACTTAAGCTTCCATCTTCTATTTGTTTCCTTGCAAGCTTCGTTACATGGCTTTAAGAATGGATGTCGCCCCCTCCTTTTCCTTGACACTATGACCATAAAATCCAAGTATCAGTCCGAGCTGTTGACCGCTACAGCTTTGGATGGAAATGAGGGCATTTTCCCTGTTGCTTTTGCTGTAGTTGATGTTGTCAATGATGATAATTGGCATTGGTTTTTGGTGCAACTGAAATCTGCACTTTCAATATTCCAACCAGTAACCTTTGTGGCAGATAGAAGGGTTGGGTTTAAAAAGCCTATTTCCATGATCTTTAAGAATTCACATCATGGTTATTGTCTCCATCGGCTAATAGAGGGATTAAAAGGGGATTTCAACGGCTCATGTAGTGAAGAAGTTCTTCAAGTGATTATCACACATTTCTATGATGCTGCTCGTGCAACTGCACTTGATGGATTCAGACAATCAATCGAGAACATCAGAAATATTTCACCAGAGGCTTGTGAATGGATCTTGCAAAGTGGACCTGAACACTGGTCAAATGCACTTTTTCAAGGTTCACGATATGGATATTTTTCATCAAATGTTGCAGAGACATTTTATAGTTGGGTAACTGAAGTTCCAATTACATCTATTGCTAAGTTGATTGAGACCATCTGCTGTAAGATGATGGAGTTGATGATTACTCAGAAGTCAGATTCATGTCTGTGGTTGACAAAATTAACTCCAGCTGTGGAGTTCAAATTAGAACAACATATTCTTAAAGCTAACATGCTTCAAGTGCCAGTGTCACTTGGTAGCACCTTTGAGGTATGTGACAGTTTGGGTGCAATAAATGTAGTGAACATTGATCTCTGGGACTGTAGCTGCAGGGAATGGCAACTGAAAGGTTTTCCATGTTGCCATGCTGTTGCTGTCCTTCAGCAATTAGAAAGGAGTTTATATGATTATTGCTCTGAGTACTTCACGGTCGATGCTTTCCGGTCAACATATTCAAACTCTATAAACCCGATTGCAACTGCAGATATGGCAGTGCTAAAGAAAACCTCTACAATTGAAGTACGCCCTCCTGCTCTCCGTCATGTCTTGGACCCTccaaagaggagaaagaaaaaatatatacataaaggaCCCTTTAAGCGGCCATTGCATTGCAGCAAGTGCCAAGGAGCTGGACACAACAGACAAACATGCCATCTATTCTCGTAA